From the genome of Fusarium keratoplasticum isolate Fu6.1 chromosome 11, whole genome shotgun sequence, one region includes:
- a CDS encoding HET domain-containing protein codes for MASQAFRDSLYGDMPLESSRSEIRLLELLPCKDDSKPIECCLIRTTLPAGPPFRALSYVWGDPGSTEYIMVNGIPVPVTINLASALRHVRCLLQSSDGESDKGNFLWADALCINQEDLGEKSHQVALMGEIYGAAEQVVAWLGEEDNDIRLAVRTIEEIGAAMPRDFCLGQVPSMAWLDALSHVWSREECVAHGSFNRPLEALEKFMRRSYWSRSWIVQEIVLARRDPVFMIGWTVLPYVALEKLMFLWDGILESSAIPYESRLAILGALSPKGSSLSGIYWLRNVVEKDSREIGRIRYNWPKGILQMAADGMLATDPRDKVFAFGGLGLTSLPPDYTASVSHVYSGFAKEAIEAGLSSQVWQYSGVGLVRTAADSSYSLPSWIPDLPSIPQHQGTLLPLFCQEFATNKDLVGGQVDVDQSFHLSCSGYPVDSVSKVFQRLNDAQDFVKGILEELKSTWSHQSPKSPVTPASALLRTLLIDCANMTKRTRLTDDKKSFIQFAIEFLRVFARTHGNFDVQRAITLPRENDMSPLTYFHEQFSLGEPMGPMEVVQWPTTYQDIWHCEVDPQVRASLSYSFARVQSLFLTADGRLGSGPAHMQVGDKIFVLPMCNVPLVLREVDGHYLLVGVCFVLGLMDGEVAQMVREEGLEPVVIEMR; via the coding sequence ATGGCGTCGCAGGCCTTCCGAGACTCCCTATACGGAGATATGCCTCTTGAATCCTCTCGATCGGAGATTCGTCTTCTGGAACTTCTTCCATGCAAGGACGACAGTAAACCCATTGAATGTTGTCTTATCAGAACTACTCTTCCGGCTGGACCACCGTTCAGAGCACTATCCTACGTTTGGGGTGACCCAGGTTCGACGGAATACATCATGGTCAATGGCATCCCTGTTCCTGTCACAATCAACCTTGCTTCGGCTCTGAGACACGTGCGATGTCTCTTACAATCGAGTGACGGAGAGTCTGATAAAGGCAACTTCCTTTGGGCTGATGCGTTGTGCATCAACCAGGAAGATTTGGGCGAGAAGAGTCATCAGGTTGCACTGATGGGCGAAATCTATGGAGCAGCAGAGCAGGTCGTCGCCTGGCTAGGGGAAGAAGACAACGACATTCGGTTAGCAGTTCGAACCATCGAAGAAATAGGAGCTGCGATGCCCCGAGACTTCTGTCTTGGCCAAGTACCTAGCATGGCCTGGCTCGATGCCCTTTCCCATGTCTGGTCACGCGAGGAGTGCGTGGCCCACGGATCGTTCAACCGGCCTTTGGAAGCTCTCGAGAAGTTTATGAGAAGGTCCTACTGGTCCAGGAGCTGGATAGTCCAAGAGATTGTGTTAGCTAGAAGGGATCCTGTCTTCATGATCGGCTGGACAGTTCTTCCGTACGTTGCTTTGGAGAAGCTCATGTTCCTGTGGGATGGGATACTGGAATCGTCGGCCATACCATACGAGTCACGCTTGGCAATCCTGGGCGCTTTGAGCCCCAAAGGAAGTTCACTATCGGGTATCTACTGGTTAAGAAACGTGGTAGAAAAAGATTCAAGGGAAATCGGCCGCATCAGGTACAACTGGCCAAAAGGAATACTCCAGATGGCTGCAGACGGCATGCTCGCAACCGATCCGAGGGATAAAGTATTTGCATTTGGTGGCCTAGGCTTGACTTCACTACCTCCCGATTACACCGCTTCGGTCAGCCACGTCTACTCTGGATTTGCCAAGGAAGCCATAGAGGCGGGTTTGTCCTCACAAGTTTGGCAGTACTCTGGTGTTGGACTGGTCAGAACGGCAGCGGACTCTTCTTACTCTCTACCATCATGGATTCCCGACCTTCCATCAATaccacaacaccaaggcaCCCTTCTTCCTCTATTCTGCCAGGAATTtgccaccaacaaggacTTGGTTGGAGGCCAAGTCGATGTTGATCAGAGTTTCCACTTGTCCTGCTCAGGGTACCCGGTGGATTCTGTCTCCAAGGTATTTCAACGCCTCAATGACGCCCAAGATTTTGTCAAAGGCATACTCGAAGAATTGAAAAGCACTTGGTCTCACCAGAGCCCAAAGTCTCCAGTGACGCCGGCTAGTGCACTTCTGAGGACACTTCTGATCGACTGCGCGAACATGACCAAGAGGACGCGACTCACGGATGATAAAAAGTCCTTTATACAATTTGCTATCGAATTTCTCCGCGTATTTGCGCGGACACATGGCAATTTCGACGTTCAACGAGCGATCACTCTTCCTAGGGAAAATGATATGAGCCCTCTCACATACTTCCACGAGCAATTTTCCCTCGGGGAGCCCATGGGGCCAATGGAAGTCGTGCAATGGCCAACCACATATCAAGATATCTGGCATTGCGAGGTAGACCCCCAGGTTAGAGCTAGTCTTTCGTATTCATTCGCCCGAGTCCAGTCGCTGTTCCTGACCGCGGACGGAAGACTGGGATCAGGACCAGCGCATATGCAGGTCGGCGACAAGATTTTTGTGCTGCCGATGTGCAATGTCCCTCTGGTGCTGCGGGAGGTGGATGGCCACTACTTGTTGGTTGGAGTCTGCTTCGTGCTTGGCCTGATGGACGGCGAAGTTGCCCAAATGGTGCGTGAAGAAGGGCTTGAGCCGGTCGTTATCGAGATGCGATGA
- a CDS encoding putative short-chain dehydrogenase (putative short-chain dehydrogenase [Metarhizium anisopliae]), with product MPSTFKYLHKLRGQQVLIFGGSSGFGFAVAEAAIEHGAHVIISGSNQDRLDEAVSRLSQQYTDIKRGQLTSAIIDLANLEGLDSRLEALLNHVTDGGVKNIDHIVFTADATRRVPKIAETTTEDINHVLQLRAFSSSILAKVIAGTTYLRRSANSSLTFTNGVNGHRPVEGWALPAMASTSLEGLIRGLAVDLAPLRVNLVSAGPVATELLATLPQNYLDMYAEQTLLKAIGKPEDIAEAFIYIMKDRNVTGSVLFSDGGRRLA from the coding sequence ATGCCTTCTACTTTCAAATACCTACACAAACTTCGAGGCCAGCAAGTCTTGATCTTTGGAGGGAGCTCTGGTTTTGGCTTCGCCGTTGCCGAAGCTGCTATCGAGCACGGAGCACATGTCATCATCTCCGGGTCCAACCAAGACAGATTAGATGAAGCTGTTTCTCGACTTTCCCAACAGTATACGGATATCAAACGAGGCCAGCTTACATCTGCTATCATCGATCTAGCCAACCTTGAGGGTCTTGATTCCCGTCTCGAAGCCCTTCTGAATCACGTCACAGACGGTGGAGTGAAAAACATTGATCACATTGTCTTCACGGCCGACGCCACTCGAAGGGTTCCAAAGATTGCCGAAACAACGACTGAAGACATAAATCACGTACTGCAACTGCGTGCATTCTCGTCCAGCATTCTGGCCAAGGTTATCGCGGGCACGACGTACCTGCGCCGCTCTGCTAATTCGTCCCTCACTTTCACCAACGGGGTCAACGGTCACAGGCCGGTGGAAGGATGGGCACTTCCTGCCATGGCTTCAACATCGTTGGAAGGGCTCATAAGAGGCCTAGCGGTTGATCTTGCGCCACTCCGAGTGAATCTAGTATCAGCGGGACCGGTTGCGACAGAGTTGCTTGCTACACTACCGCAAAACTACCTCGATATGTATGCAGAGCAGACGCTGCTCAAGGCTATAGGGAAGCCAGAGGATATTGCCGAGGCATTTATCTATATTATGAAAGATCGTAATGTCACAGGATCGGTTCTCTTTTCAGATGGTGGCCGCCGACTGGCTTAA